The following are encoded in a window of Pyrenophora tritici-repentis strain M4 chromosome 6, whole genome shotgun sequence genomic DNA:
- a CDS encoding HET domain containing protein, producing the protein MDLTTTLPEEKAARPWTYIDWPWLRSYLSPLMEPQKREDTTHILPVYEPLRDIRVIDVDQRCVIQLPQGAQYVALSYVLSFPGNLENIDLALTILDAMTACRELEHRYLWIDRLCIVQDEIDANSIELKHMGSLYHHAAFTIVAAAGSSAACGLSGISRARQKREYLDLQNGLKIVEPAPDLPRVFSKSKWNQRGWTYQEHIPSSVLVFFTDYGLYIEHKTPLQEYISAEAPGSKWRIESGVIEYFLAHIQEYMERTLKNQADVLQTFSGLLESRYGHRTSFGLPWDIFNLAILWVQNESCPKPPITIGTDVFPTWSWISARSVKFLQYNWDICSLAYWCTTVQSDGTSTRVAIGGSHASCPNLLVGLAWANGCIRSTLPEYFKLDCSREDYSARLQERSSDNSLDYRQEAFQEYDEKELFKDIPEELTEVPGRIMVHTQKASFTLDCTPYGSHEHPILIRSNGRFAGVVHADQNARELINTINLGQSRVDCIALSMSQEHTSYISLSDIYFTELPSISEFYGCPCSPKQEADITTSTDHVAEFPKHADFRETVSVYHPGATVARTDLYHWDVSENNISKLYIKNGDCGIALSKHLSGQSYLDIHGNLLRVFEMPPCLHVMFIIPSPVQGNVGTVYQRLCLGTVYLKQWVEASPKSESIVLE; encoded by the exons ATGGATCTAACCACTACTCTACCCGAGGAAAAAGCAGCACGTCCCTGGACATATATCGACTGGCCTTGGCTACGCTCCTACCTCTCACCTTTAATGGAACCACAGAAGCGCGAGGATACGACGCATATATTGCCCGTATACGAACCGCTTCGCGACATCCGCGTGATTGACGTTGATCAACGCTGTGTTATCCAGCTACCGCAAGGTGCACAATATGTTGCACTATCTTACGT TCTCTCCTTTCCTGGCAACCTAGAGAACATAGATTTGGCGCTCACGATATTGGACGCTATGACAGCGTGTAGGGAATTGGAGCACCGATATTTGTGGATCGACCGCCTCTGCATTGTTCAAGATGAGATCGATGCGAACTCCATCGAGTTGAAGCACATGGGGAGTTTGTATCACCATGCAGCATTTACTATTGTTGCAGCGGCGGGTTCGAGCGCTGCATGTGGCTTGTCCGGCATTAGCCGTGCAAGACAGAAACGAGAATACCTAGACCTACAGAACGGACTTAAAATCGTCGAACCTGCACCAGATCTGCCAAGAGTCTTCTCAAAATCCAAATGGAATCAGCGCGGCTGGACTTACCAAGAGCATATCCCATCTTCGGTTTTGGTCTTCTTTACCGACTATGGGCTCTACATCGAGCATAAGACACCCCTTCAGGAATATATCTCTGCAGAGGCACCTGGTTCGAAATGGCGCATAGAATCGGGTGTCATCGAATATTTTCTGGCTCATATCCAGGAGTATATGGAAAGGACACTGAAAAATCAGGCTGACGTCTTACAAACCTTCTCTGGTCTACTTGAATCAAGGTATGGCCATCGGACGTCTTTTGGCCTACCTTGGGATATCTTCAATCTTGCAATCCTCTGGGTGCAGAATGAATCTTGTCCCAAACCACCAATAACCATAGGGACGGATGTCTTTCCTACATGGTCATGGATATCAGCGAGGAGTGTAAAATTCCTGCAGTATAATTGGGACATATGTTCTCTTGCATATTGGTGCACAACAGTCCAGAGTGATGGTACAAGTACCAGGGTAGCCATTGGCGGTTCACATGCGTCGTGTCCAAATCTTCTGGTGGGACTCGCATGGGCAAATGGCTGTATACGTTCTACACTACCAGAGTACTTCAAACTCGACTGTTCTAGGGAAGACTATTCAGCTCGGCTGCAAGAACGATCGTCCGACAACTCACTTGATTATCGACAGGAGGCTTTCCAGGAGTATGATGAGAAAGAATTATTCAAGGACATCCCCGAAGAACTGACGGAAGTACCCGGACGGATAATGGTTCATACACAAAAAGCTTCATTTACGTTAGACTGCACTCCTTATGGATCTCACGAGCATCCTATTCTTATTCGAAGCAATGGGAGATTTGCAGGCGTAGTTCATGCAGATCAGAATGCAAGGGAATTGATCAACACTATCAATCTAGGACAGTCCCGTGTTGACTGCATAGCCCTCTCCATGTCTCAGGAACATACGTCCTATATCAGTCTTAGCGACATTTACTTTACCGAACTCCCATCCATTAGTGAATTTTACGGGTGCCCTTGTTCTCCCAAACAAGAAGCGGATATAACAACATCGACGGACCACGTTGCCGAGTTCCCAAAACATGCGGATTTCCGAGAAACGGTATCCGTCTACCATCCTGGTGCCACTGTTGCTAGGACTGACTTGTATCATTGGGATGTTAGTGAGAATAACATCAGCAAACTTTATATTAAAAACGGGGACTGCGGAATAGCACTGTCCAAACATTTGTCCGGTCAAAGTTACCTCGACATTCACGGAAACCTGCTCCGTGTCTTCGAAATGCCGCCTTGCTTACATGTAATGTTCATTATACCAAGCCCTGTTCAGGGCAATGTCGGTACCGTTTACCAAAGACTGTGCCTCGGAACAGTTTACCTGAAGCAATGGGTTGAAGCATCACCAAAATCCGAAAGCATTGTCCTCGAGTGA
- a CDS encoding Atrophin-1 multi-domain protein, which produces MAAIQLNFTLRTSSNCKTVHLLGSWDGYQGQLPLSKDPKKSGGWVGCFKFQGQTLKQGQRYWYYYIIDGYHVSHDPAKDHTTEPTTGRKLNIIDIPAAKSSSKTTTSSSDRKSRRVSTATIPKGRGLSPERIVAPKPQRPHETRQVINTQYDKTTLEALNARFAKQTIEESSDDSEYDSDESSDVPSLTSRSTNSSSPSSVSSGSSCCTCERYGITRAGDRVKLDCGGARCGYSDDSSDCSSEDEYVYEEKTTRRQGVVIRS; this is translated from the exons ATGGCCGCTATCCAGCTTAACTTTACTCTTCGCACTTCCTCCAACTGCAAGACCGTGCACTTGCTCGGCTCATGGGACGGCTACCAAGGACAACTCCCGCTCTCAAAGGACCCCAAGAAGTCTGGAGGCTGGGTCGGATGCTTCAAGTTCCAAGGACAGACTTTGAAGCAGGGACAGCGCTACTGGTACTAC TACATTATTGACGGCTACCACGTCTCGCACGACCCCGCTAAGGACCACACCACCGAGCCCACCACCGGTCGCAAGCTAAACATCATCGACATCCCCGCCGCCAAGTCGAGCTCAAAGACAACCACATCCAGCTCAGACCGCAAGTCACGCCGCGTCTCGACCGCCACCATCCCCAAGGGCCGTGGCCTCAGCCCCGAACGCATCGTCGCCCCCAAGCCCCAGCGCCCGCACGAGACCCGCCAAGTCATCAACACGCAGTACGACAAGACCACACTCGAGGCCCTCAACGCCCGCTTCGCCAAGCAAACCATCGAAGAGTCGTCAGATGACTCCGAATACGACTCCGATGAGAGCTCAGACGTTCCCTCGCTCACCAGCCGCTCCACAAACAGCTCTAGCCCGTCCAGTGTTAGCTCTGGTAGCTCATGCTGCACGTGCGAACGCTACGGCATCACCCGCGCTGGTGACCGCGTCAAGCTTGACTGCGGCGGTGCTCGATGTGGTTACTCGGATGACTCTTCTGACTGCTCTTCTGAGGACGAGTACGTCTACGAGGAGAAGACTACCCGCCGCCAGGGTGTAGTCATCCGCTCTTAA